Proteins encoded within one genomic window of Triticum aestivum cultivar Chinese Spring chromosome 2D, IWGSC CS RefSeq v2.1, whole genome shotgun sequence:
- the LOC123050029 gene encoding FBD-associated F-box protein At3g49020, whose protein sequence is MASGEDRISALPEDILHHVLRLLPAHEVVRTCLLARRWRGVWRSVPTLRFTGAKGWGSADMFAQFVDHLLHLRCEGDGPPLDSCDFDFDSDGIMLLPAKEWHASNWLWKALPRVRALRLRLRIVDEQEALPLSYMHLFSQHLTRLELVGVSFNNSVADFSGCPALVELSMDTCDVFMKQLLSPSLKHLRIARCYISDRYRILISLPNLVSLELIECHRGRVPLLGSLPRLARAVVVLNEHCADQCSQDQLDSCGAERRDICYGCYYYYGDPAHGPHYDRNDCIFLKGLSEATDLELSADSVVTVLNRDLKWCPTFTKLKTLLLNDWCLAADHNALICFLQHSPILGKLTLQLFEGPSYVTEAEGIYKPLGQSVASNCLKIVEIKCANVDKKVHQILKILTTYGIHLEQISVQQTSRIPGSGCFNFVCTGFS, encoded by the exons ATGGCGAGCGGGGAGGACCGCATCAGCGCCCTCCCGGAGGACATCCTCCACCACGTGCTCCGCCTCCTGCCGGCTCATGAGGTGGTGCGGACGTGCTTGCTCGCCCGCCGCTGGCGCGGCGTCTGGAGGTCCGTGCCCACCCTCCGCTTCACCGGGGCCAAGGGGTGGGGCAGCGCCGACATGTTCGCCCAATTTGTGGACCACTTGCTCCACCTCAGGTGCGAGGGCGACGGTCCGCCTCTGGATTCCTGCGATTTCGACTTTGATTCCGACGGAATCATGCTGTTGCCCGCTAAGGAGTGGCATGCGAGCAACTGGCTCTGGAAAGCCCTGCCTCGTGTTCGGGCTCTCCGGCTCCGGCTTCGTATTGTCGACGAGCAGGAAGCCTTGCCACTATCTTATATGCATCTCTTCTCCCAGCACCTCACGAGATTAGAGCTTGTTGGTGTCTCTTTCAACAACAGCGTCGCTGATTTTTCAGGCTGTCCGGCATTGGTGGAACTGAGTATGGATACTTGTGACGTCTTTATGAAACAACTGCTGTCTCCATCCTTGAAACATCTGCGAATTGCCCGCTGCTATATTTCTGATCGTTACCGCATTCTTATTTCTCTACCAAATCTTGTTTCGCTTGAGTTGATCGAATGCCACCGAGGAAGGGTTCCATTGCTTGGAAGCTTGCCGCGGTTAGCAAGAGCTGTTGTGGTGCTTAACGAGCATTGTGCTGATCAATGCTCTCAGGATCAGCTTGATAGTTGTGGTGCTGAGAGAAGAGATATTTGTTATGGTTGTTATTATTATTATGGGGATCCTGCACATGGGCCTCATTATGACCGCAACGACTGCATCTTTCTCAAAGGTTTGTCAGAAGCCACAGACTTGGAGTTGTCAGCTGATTCTGTTGTG ACTGTTCTCAACAGGGATTTGAAGTGGTGCCCTACATTTACCAAGTTAAAGACTTTGCTACTAAATGATTGGTGTTTGGCTGCTGACCACAATGCACTAATTTGCTTTCTCCAACACTCACCAATTTTGGGGAAGCTTACCCTTCAACTTTTTGAG ggACCTTCATATGTAACTGAAGCAGAAGGAATATACAAACCATTGGGACAGTCAGTTGCATCCAACTGTCTTAAGATTGTTGAAATCAAATGTGCAAATGTTGATAAAAAGGTTCACCAAATTTTGAAGATACTGACTACTTATGGCATACACCTTGAGCAAATTAGTGTCCAACAAACTAGCAGAATTCCTGGATCTGGAT GTTTCAATTTTGTTTGCACTGGTTTCAGCTAA